The following are encoded together in the Daucus carota subsp. sativus chromosome 5, DH1 v3.0, whole genome shotgun sequence genome:
- the LOC108220288 gene encoding probable 1-acyl-sn-glycerol-3-phosphate acyltransferase 4 isoform X1, translating into MLSQHNSTSINEQQNITPPLFIITLLVKSTNKALLFSPILAICYSDLLGESQGHCIWKKMEASKTLSTTGLKHRPLTPFRILRGLICLVIFLSTAFMFMVYFGPVSFLLLRLFSIHYSRKVVSFIFGHWLALWPFLFENINETKVVFSGETVPPGERVLLIANHRTEVDWMYLWNLAFRKGSLGYIKYVLKSSLMKLPILGWGFHVLEFISVKRKWEIDESTMHQRLSTFTDIRDPLWLAVFPEGTDFTQQKCEKSQKFSAENRLPILKNVLLPKTKGFHACLETLANSLDAVYDVTIAYKYQCPHFLDNVFGVDPAEVHIHIRRIPVAEIPSSESEVADWLMDAFVLKDQLLQDFNSRGYFPSQITEKEISTSKSLVNLTVIVALTVVFTYLTLFSSFWFKIYIVLSCVSLASATYFSIRPTPILDYVKAAVFQRKDK; encoded by the exons ATGTTATCACAACATAACTCCACTTCTATAAATGAACAACAAAACATAACCCCTCCGTTGTTTATCATAACTCTACTG GTTAAGTCTACTAATAAGGCTCTACTATTCTCTCCCATCTTGGCCAT ATGCTACAGTGACTTATTGGGGGAGAGTCAAGGCCACTGCATTTGGAAGAAGATGGAAGCATCAAAGACCCTCAGCACAACTGGACTAAAGCATAGACCATTGACTCCATTCAGGATATTGAGGGGTTTGATATGTTTAGTCATATTTCTTTCTACGGCATTCATGTTTATGGTTTATTTTGGACCTGTGTCTTTCCTGTTGTTGCGCCTTTTCAGCATTCACTACAGCAGAAAAGTAGTGTCATTCATTTTTGGTCATTGGTTGGCTTTGTGGCCCTTCTTGTTTGAAAATATTAACGAAACTAAAGTTGTCTTTTCTGGAGAGACTGTTCCACCTGGGGAACGTGTTTTGCTTATAGCGAACCATAGAACTGAGGTTGATTGGATGTATCTATGGAATCTTGCTTTCCGAAAGGGGTCCCTAGGATACATTAAGTATGTCCTCAAGAGCAGTCTGATGAAATTACCTATCTTAGGTTGGGGGTTTCATGTGCTTGAGTTCATTTCAGTCAAGAGGAAGTGGGAAATTGATGAATCAACCATGCACCAGAGGCTTTCGACTTTCACTGATATAAGGGATCCACTATGGCTTGCTGTATTTCCGGAAGGGACTGATTTTAC ACAACAGAAGTGTGAAAAGAGTCAAAAGTTTTCCGCGGAAAATAGATTACCTATACTGAAGAACGTGCTTCTTCCTAAAACAAAGGGTTTTCATGCTTGCTTGGAAACTTTAGCCAACTCCTTGGATGCAG TTTACGATGTGACTATCGCCTACAAATATCAGTGCCCCCATTTTCTGGACAACGTTTTTGGTGTGGATCCTGCAGAAGTTCACATTCATATTCGACGTATACCTGTTGCCGAGATCCCCTCTTCAGAAAGTGAGGTTGCTGATTGGTTGATGGATGCTTTCGTTCTTAAGGACCAGTTGCTCCAAGATTTCAATTCTCGAGGTTACTTCCCTAGTCAGAtaacagaaaaagaaatttcaacatCAAAAAGTTTGGTAAATCTCACTGTAATTGTCGCCCTGACTGTTGTATTTACATATCTGACCCTTTTTTCATCTTTCTGGTTCAAAATATACATAGTTCTCTCTTGCGTATCCCTTGCTTCTGCCACGTATTTCAGTATTCGACCAACACCAATACTAGATTATGTCAAAGCAGCTGTATTTCAAAGGAAAGACAAATAG
- the LOC108223757 gene encoding uncharacterized protein LOC108223757 has product MEFLRILRAKCVYMTAFKTRVRFNLFFVQILLILAWSESSYVISHVHGLQRQSPEKETKSIISHSCIHDQIIEQRKRPGFKVYSVTPQVYEKPAVSKPIHKRGRELLEASPFSGQQDEAKQPIRIYLNYDAVGHSPDRDCRNVGEVVKLGEPLATSHTETPSCNPHGDPPISGDCWYNCTLADLAGEDKKYRLRKALGQTAEWFSKALAVERVRGNLLLSGYSACGQDGGVQLPREYVEEGVADADLVLLVTTRPTTGNTLAWAVACERDQWGRAIAGHVNVAPRHLTAEAETLLSATLIHEVMHVLGFDPHAFAHFRDERKRRRSQVTEYAMDEKLGRMVTRVVLPRVVMHSRYHFGTFSANFTGLELEDGGGRGTSGSHWEKRLLMNEIMTGSVDTRSVVSRMTLALLEDSGWYQANYNMADRLDWGRNQGTDFVTSPCNLWKGAYHCNTTQSSGCTYNREAEGYCPIVYYNGELPHWARYFPQANKGGQSSLADYCTYFVAYSDGSCTDVNSARPPDRMLGEVRGSSSRCMASSLVRAGFVRGSSAQGNGCYQHRCRNNSLEIAVDGLWKVCPEAGGPIQFSGFNGDLVCPAYHELCSTDPVPVSGQCPNSCHFNGDCVHGRCRCFLGFRGHDCGKRSCPGNCNGHGKCLVDGICECDNGHTGIDCSTAVCDEQCSLHGGVCDNGVCEFRCSDYAGYTCRNSSTISSSLLICKDVLGKDASVQHCAPGELSVLQQLEEVVVKPNYHRLFPGGPRKIFNYFRSGDCDGAARRLACWISIQKCDGDGDNRLRVCHSVCQSYNKACGATLDCSDQTLFSNENEGGGLCTGYGQIDDGFSVF; this is encoded by the exons ATGGAGTTTTTAAGGATTTTGAGGGCTAAATGTGTTTATATGACAGCTTTTAAGACTAGAGTGagatttaatttgttttttgttcAG ATTTTATTGATATTGGCGTGGTCTGAATCTAGTTATGTGATATCTCACGTACATGGACTGCAGCGGCAGAGCCCAGAAAAGGAAACAAAGAGCATTATATCCCATTCATGTATTCATGATCAGATTATTGAGCAAAGGAAAAGACCAGGATTCAAGGTTTATTCTGTGACCCCACAGGTTTACGAGAAGCCTGCTGTTTCTAAACCTATTCACAAACGAGGAAGGGAATTGCTTGAAGCTTCCCCCTTTTCAGGTCAGCAAGACGAGGCAAAGCAACCCAtcagaatttatttgaattatgatGCTGTTGGTCATTCACCTGATCGGGACTGCCGTAATGTTGGTGAAGTAGTGAAG CTTGGAGAACCTCTTGCAACTTCTCATACGGAAACACCTTCGTGCAATCCTCATGGCGATCCTCCTATCTCTGGTGACTGCTGGTATAATTGCACTCTTGCTGATCTAGCCGGGGAAGACAAAAAATATCGTCTTCGTAAG GCTTTAGGGCAGACAGCAGAGTGGTTTAGTAAAGCCTTAGCAGTTGAACGTGTTAGAGGGAATTTGTTGCTGAGTGGATATTCTGCATGTGGACAAGATGGTGGTGTACAGCTTCCAAGGGAGTATGTAGAAG AGGGTGTTGCTGATGCTGACTTAGTTCTTTTGGTAACCACTAGACCTACAACAGGCAACACCTTAGCCTGGGCAGTGGCATGTGAGCGTGATCAATGGGGTCGTGCCATTGCAG GTCATGTGAATGTTGCTCCTCGCCACTTGACTGCTGAGGCAGAAACCTTACTTTCGGCCACACTTATACATGAA GTGATGCATGTTCTTGGATTCGATCCTCATGCCTTTGCACATTTTAGGGATGAAAGAAAAAGACGGCGTAGCCAA GTTACTGAATACGCGATGGATGAGAAACTTGGACGGATGGTAACACGTGTGGTGCTTCCTCGTGTTGTCATGCATTCACGCTATCATTTTGGG ACCTTTTCTGCGAATTTTACTGGTCTAGAATTAGAAGACGGTGGAGGCCGTGGAACGTCAG GATCCCATTGGGAAAAGAGGCTTCTGATGAACGAGATAATGACGGGCTCTGTGGATACAAGGTCGGTTGTTTCAAGAATGACACTGGCTCTGCTAGAGGATAGTGGGTGGTACCAAGCTAATTATAATATGGCTGACCGGCTTGATTGGGGACGCAATCAAGGGACTGACTTTGTTACCTCTCCTTGCAACCTGTGGAAGGGAGCATATCATTGCAACACAACACAATCATCTGGATGTACATATAACAGGGAGGCTGAAGGTTACTGCCCAATTGTATATTACAATGGAGAACTTCCTCACTGGGCTCGTTATTTTCCACAAGCTAACAAAG GTGGACAATCGTCTTTGGCCGATTATTGCACTTATTTTGTAGCATATTCAGATGGTTCATGTACAGATGTTAACAGTGCAAGGCCACCGGATAGGATGTTGGGTGAAGTAAGGGGAAGCAGCTCAAG GTGTATGGCCTCATCATTAGTCCGTGCCGGGTTTGTAAGGGGATCTAGTGCTCAAGGGAATGGATGTTATCAGCACAGGTGCAGAAACAACTCATTAGAG ATTGCTGTTGATGGTTTGTGGAAAGTATGCCCAGAGGCAGGTGGACCAATTCAGTTTTCTGGATTCAATG GCGATCTGGTCTGCCCAGCTTATCACGAACTGTGTAGCACAGATCCAGTTCCTGTGTCTGGTCAGTGTCCAAATTCTTGCCATTTCAACGGAGActgtgttcatgggagatgtcGTTGCTTTCTTGGCTTCAGGGGCCACGATTGTGGCAAAC GTTCTTGCCCAGGCAATTGTAACGGGCATGGAAAGTGCCTTGTGGATGGCATCTGTGAGTGTGATAATGGTCACACTGGAATTGATTGCTCTACTG CTGTTTGTGATGAACAATGCAGCCTTCATGGAGGAGTCTGTGATAATGGAGTCTGCGAGTTCCGTTGTTCTGACTATGCTGGTTACACATGCCGGAATAGCTCCACTATTTCCTCCAGTCTGTTAATATGTAAAGATGTGCTAGGGAAAGATGCATCTGTTCAACATTGTGCGCCTGGTGAACTGAGTGTACTTCAGCAACTGGAAGAAGTCGTTGTCAAACCCAACTACCACCGTTTATTTCCCGGTGGTCCTCGGAAGATTTTCAATTACTTCAGAAGCGGGGACTGTGATGGAGCTGCAAGGCGGCTAGCTTGCTGG ATTTCCATTCAGAAGTGTGACGGGGATGGGGATAATAGGCTGAGGGTGTGTCACTCGGTCTGCCAATCATATAACAAGGCGTGCGGAGCGACACTTGATTGTTCAGATCAAACTCTCTTCAGTAATGAAAATGAGGGTGGCGGTCTGTGCACCGGATATGGTCAAATAGATGATGGCTTTAGTGTCTTCTGA
- the LOC108220288 gene encoding probable 1-acyl-sn-glycerol-3-phosphate acyltransferase 4 isoform X2, with amino-acid sequence MEASKTLSTTGLKHRPLTPFRILRGLICLVIFLSTAFMFMVYFGPVSFLLLRLFSIHYSRKVVSFIFGHWLALWPFLFENINETKVVFSGETVPPGERVLLIANHRTEVDWMYLWNLAFRKGSLGYIKYVLKSSLMKLPILGWGFHVLEFISVKRKWEIDESTMHQRLSTFTDIRDPLWLAVFPEGTDFTQQKCEKSQKFSAENRLPILKNVLLPKTKGFHACLETLANSLDAVYDVTIAYKYQCPHFLDNVFGVDPAEVHIHIRRIPVAEIPSSESEVADWLMDAFVLKDQLLQDFNSRGYFPSQITEKEISTSKSLVNLTVIVALTVVFTYLTLFSSFWFKIYIVLSCVSLASATYFSIRPTPILDYVKAAVFQRKDK; translated from the exons ATGGAAGCATCAAAGACCCTCAGCACAACTGGACTAAAGCATAGACCATTGACTCCATTCAGGATATTGAGGGGTTTGATATGTTTAGTCATATTTCTTTCTACGGCATTCATGTTTATGGTTTATTTTGGACCTGTGTCTTTCCTGTTGTTGCGCCTTTTCAGCATTCACTACAGCAGAAAAGTAGTGTCATTCATTTTTGGTCATTGGTTGGCTTTGTGGCCCTTCTTGTTTGAAAATATTAACGAAACTAAAGTTGTCTTTTCTGGAGAGACTGTTCCACCTGGGGAACGTGTTTTGCTTATAGCGAACCATAGAACTGAGGTTGATTGGATGTATCTATGGAATCTTGCTTTCCGAAAGGGGTCCCTAGGATACATTAAGTATGTCCTCAAGAGCAGTCTGATGAAATTACCTATCTTAGGTTGGGGGTTTCATGTGCTTGAGTTCATTTCAGTCAAGAGGAAGTGGGAAATTGATGAATCAACCATGCACCAGAGGCTTTCGACTTTCACTGATATAAGGGATCCACTATGGCTTGCTGTATTTCCGGAAGGGACTGATTTTAC ACAACAGAAGTGTGAAAAGAGTCAAAAGTTTTCCGCGGAAAATAGATTACCTATACTGAAGAACGTGCTTCTTCCTAAAACAAAGGGTTTTCATGCTTGCTTGGAAACTTTAGCCAACTCCTTGGATGCAG TTTACGATGTGACTATCGCCTACAAATATCAGTGCCCCCATTTTCTGGACAACGTTTTTGGTGTGGATCCTGCAGAAGTTCACATTCATATTCGACGTATACCTGTTGCCGAGATCCCCTCTTCAGAAAGTGAGGTTGCTGATTGGTTGATGGATGCTTTCGTTCTTAAGGACCAGTTGCTCCAAGATTTCAATTCTCGAGGTTACTTCCCTAGTCAGAtaacagaaaaagaaatttcaacatCAAAAAGTTTGGTAAATCTCACTGTAATTGTCGCCCTGACTGTTGTATTTACATATCTGACCCTTTTTTCATCTTTCTGGTTCAAAATATACATAGTTCTCTCTTGCGTATCCCTTGCTTCTGCCACGTATTTCAGTATTCGACCAACACCAATACTAGATTATGTCAAAGCAGCTGTATTTCAAAGGAAAGACAAATAG